A stretch of DNA from Pseudonocardia hierapolitana:
CCAGCACCACCCGCACCCGCTTGCTCGCCGGGTTGGTGGGGGCATCGGGCCGGGACCCGCGCCGCGCCGCGCCCCGCTGCTCGGGAACGGTGATCCCGCCGGGCGGCGGGCCGGCCGGCGCGGGGCCGCCGGCGGGCTCCTCGGCCTCGGGCGCGGGTGGCACGAGCGGGACCGGTGCGGTGAGCTCGGCCTCGACGGGATCGGGGGCCACAGCCCGCGTCGGAGACGGATCGACGGCCGGTGCGGGGCCCGTCGGCGCGGACAGCAGGACGGCCTCGTCCGGCGGAGGCTGCGGCGCGGGCGGGGGCCCGGACGGCACGGCGCCGGGGGTGACGGGGTGCGGAGCGGGCGGACCTGCGGCGACCGGCGACGCGGTCTCGACCGGCCCGGTCTCGACGGGCCCGGCCTCGGCAGCTCGGGTCTCCACACGCGCGGTCTCGACGGTCGCGGTCTTCACACGCGCGGTCTCCACGGGCGCCGTTTCGACATGCGCACGCGCGACGGGCGCGGTGTCGACATGCGCGGGCTCGACGGGCGCGGTGTCGACGGGCGCGGTGTCGACGGGCGCGGTGTCGACGGGACCGGTCGCCGACGGGGCCGGCGGTGCATCGCTGGGAGCGGCCGGTCCAGGACGCGGCGGAGCAGGCGCGGCGGCGTCGGGGGGCGGCATCGGGGTGGGGGTCGGGGTCGCGGCGGCCGCTGCCTTGCGGGCCCGCCCGCGAGCGGCACCCCGCATCGCGGCGGCTGCCGCGATGCCCGGGCGAACAGCACCGGCCCCGGCCGTCCGGTCCGGGGGCGCCGGCGCAGGCTGCGCGGCCGTGTCGTCCGCCTGCCCGGCCGGGCGGCCCTCGACCGCCCGGGTGGGCGGGCCGGACCAGACCGGCCCGGCGGTGGCGCCCTCGGTGCGCTCGCGACGCAGCAGCTCGCTCGCCTGCGACATCTGCCCGCCCACCGGACCCGGGCGGGGCGCGCCGGGCCCTGGCGTGGCGACGGAGTGCCGTGCGATGTACTCCGCCGAGCTGGAGGAGGTGGGTTCGCCGCGGCGCGCGTGCCGGCCACCGCCGCCTGCGGCGGCCTTCTCGGCGATGCGGCGCTGGATCTCGTCGTGCAACCACGCGGATCCGCTGTCCGGATCCGGATCAGGGGCCTCGGCGCGGTGCGGGACCGAGCCGTCGTCCGGCTCGGGGGTCACCGACGGCGGGGCGCCGTCGGTGAAGGTGGTCACCGCTGGCTCCACGCCTGCTTCGTCGCGCGAACGAGCCGGTCCTTCAGCTCACGGGTGTGGCGCCTGCTCACCGGGAGCTCGGCGCAGTCGGGGCCGCTGCCGACCCGGACGACGTAGCCGGACCCGGACAGCCGCAGCTCCGTGACCAGCGGCAGCGCCACCAGGAACGAGCGGTGGATGCGCACGAACCCGGCATCGCGCCAGCGGTCCTCGAGCACGGAGAGCGGGATGCGCACGAGGTGGCTGCCCTCGTTGGTGTGCAGGCGGGCGTAGTCGCCCTGCGCCTCCACGTACCGGACGGCCGAACGCGGCACGAGCTTCGTGGTGCCGGCGAGCTCGACCGGGATGACCTCGTCCTCGCTGCTCTGCTCCGGCTGCGGCTCGGCAACGGTGGCGGCCCGGTTGGCCAGGATGCGATCGATCGAGGCGGCCAGTCGCTCGGAGCGGATGGGCTTGAGCAGGTAGTCGACCGCCCCCACCTCGTACGCGTCGACGGCCCGGTCGTCATGGGCGGTGACGAACACGACCGACGGCGGCACGGCCATCGACGAGAACACCCGCGCGAGCTCCAGGCCGTCGAGGCCGGGCATGCGGATGTCGAGGAACACGATCTCGACGTGGGTGCGGTCGGCCACGCGGGTGCCGCTCACCGGGTCGGAGAGCCCGCGGTGGCCCGGACCGGCGGTGGCGGCCTCGCGGACGCCTTGCCGGCTGTTCAGGATGCGGAGGGCGTCGGTGGCGTCCGATGCCTTGAGCACCGTGCCGACGCGGGGGTCCTCGCTCAGCAGGTAGGCCAGTTCCTCCAGAGCGGGCAGCTCGTCGTCCACCGCGAGGACGACCAGGCCGCCGGAGCTGTCGTTGCTGTCCACGATCTCCTCATCCTGCGTGTCCGGGGGCCGGGGCCGGGACGCCTGCCCCAGCTCCGTCGACCATGGTGACGGCGAATCCGTGTGAGTGCCAGAGTCCAGCACCAATCGGGTTCGCCCGGTCACACCGCGCTACAAACCGTACCGCGCCCACGCGGCCCGTATCTCAGCCGCCTGGGCAAGACCCAAGAGGGCATCCGTGCTGATCACGCTGGTCGCGGCCGCCGGAGGCGCCAGTCCGAGCCGCGCGAGGAGCGGCTTGCGCCCCTCGACCGGAACGAGGTCGGCATCCGGGAAGCGCTCACCGAGCACAGCCCGTGCGGTGCCGAGCCCGTCGACCAGCCCGAGCTCGACGGCCTTCGCGCCCGTCCAGATCTCGCCCGTGAACAGCCCGTCCTTCTCACGAAGGCGATCACCGCGCCGTGCCACGACCCAGTCCTTGAACATCGTGTGCAACTGGTCCTGCAGGTCGCGCAGCCACTCGACGTCCTCCTGCTTCTCCGGCAGGAACGGGTCGAGCCGGGACTTCGACTCGCCCGCCGTGTAGAGCCTGCGCTGCACGCCGAACCGTTCGATCAGCCCGTCCAGCCCGAACCCGTGGCTGATGACACCGATCGAGCCGACGATCGACGTGGGGTGCGCGTAGATCTCGTCGCCTGCGCACGCGAGCCAGTAGCCACCTGATGCGGCCACGTCCTCGCAGAACGCGAGCACCGGAACGCCCTTCTCGGCCGCGAGGCCGCGGATCCGGTCGGCCACCAACGCCGACTGGGTCGGCGCCCCGCCCGGCGAGTTGACCAGCAGCGCGACGGCCACGAGCCGCTCCGGCGCGAACGCCCGCTCGATCGCCTTCTCCAGTGCTTGCGCATTGATCACGGAGCGAGGCACCGGTCCGGTGGTCGCAGTGATCACGCCGTGTAGTCGCAGCATCGACACGACGGGCCGGTCGCCACGCTCGCCGAGTCGGCCCGGGAGGCGGGAGGCGAGCCGGTCCGGGAGGCGGATCACGTCCATACGGCCACGTTACGCGGCTGCGCGCCAGCCGCAAGATCAAGAAATGCGAGCGAGGTGTCCCGTTCGCGCGAGTCGCGGTCCGGGGGCCCCTCAGACCCGGATGCCAGCGCGGAACTTCGGGACGCGCAGGGTGATCTTCATGCCCTCGCCGGGCGCGGTGTCGACGACGAGACCGAAGTCGTCACCGAAGGTGGAACGCATCCGGTCGTCGACGTTGCCGAGACCGACGTGCGCACCCGACTGGTGGGCGTCGTCCAGG
This window harbors:
- a CDS encoding LytR/AlgR family response regulator transcription factor, which codes for MDSNDSSGGLVVLAVDDELPALEELAYLLSEDPRVGTVLKASDATDALRILNSRQGVREAATAGPGHRGLSDPVSGTRVADRTHVEIVFLDIRMPGLDGLELARVFSSMAVPPSVVFVTAHDDRAVDAYEVGAVDYLLKPIRSERLAASIDRILANRAATVAEPQPEQSSEDEVIPVELAGTTKLVPRSAVRYVEAQGDYARLHTNEGSHLVRIPLSVLEDRWRDAGFVRIHRSFLVALPLVTELRLSGSGYVVRVGSGPDCAELPVSRRHTRELKDRLVRATKQAWSQR
- a CDS encoding S49 family peptidase; this translates as MRLPDRLASRLPGRLGERGDRPVVSMLRLHGVITATTGPVPRSVINAQALEKAIERAFAPERLVAVALLVNSPGGAPTQSALVADRIRGLAAEKGVPVLAFCEDVAASGGYWLACAGDEIYAHPTSIVGSIGVISHGFGLDGLIERFGVQRRLYTAGESKSRLDPFLPEKQEDVEWLRDLQDQLHTMFKDWVVARRGDRLREKDGLFTGEIWTGAKAVELGLVDGLGTARAVLGERFPDADLVPVEGRKPLLARLGLAPPAAATSVISTDALLGLAQAAEIRAAWARYGL